A genomic region of Ornithorhynchus anatinus isolate Pmale09 chromosome 7, mOrnAna1.pri.v4, whole genome shotgun sequence contains the following coding sequences:
- the NEU4 gene encoding sialidase-4 isoform X1: MEGCSQMQGEAMSTRYFPGRTVLFEQEQSGVTYRVPALLYIPQSATLLAFAEERLSPNDAHANLLVLRRGTFYRNYVEWEDMRALETATLDQHRSMNPCPVYDEFTGTVFLFFIAVLGSTPEAFQIITGQNAARLCYVYSSDEGHNWSSVTDLTQEVIGSAVKDWATFALGPGHGIQLKSGRLLVPAYTYHIDCTECFGTLCRTTPHSFTFYSDDNGHNWRFGEFIPNLRTVECQLVSVNEEDGSNVLYCNARSPLGYRVQALSTDDGAVFHPGQLVRKLVEPPRGCHGSIVGFPAPLACTPAGLPLQEFPPVRQRKLRLLLRELLRSNPPREGIENVTSTSGPLKPLESRHTKNSENPSSRSCEHGDLESFQRFSLAKEPRLSGPESISKPETFFQTPTWVLYSHPTSARSRVNMGVYLSTFPRDANSWTEPWIIYEGPSGYSDLAYIGLPFSGVPMVELPAVAFACLYENGTKSSYEQISFSMFTLYEVMENIPMAPRSPIRRGREGNKGRFRTCTTS, from the exons AGGCCATGAGCACTCGGTACTTCCCAGGGCGTACAGTGCTCTTTGAGCAGGAGCAAAGCGGAGTGACGTACAGAGtgccagcacttctgtacattccTCAAAGTGCCACGTTATTGGCTTTTGCTGAAGAGAGACTGAGTCCTAACGATGCTCATGCCAACCTGTTGGTCCTGAGAAGGGGAACGTTTTATCGGAACTATGTAGAG TGGGAAGACATGAGAGCACTAGAGACTGCAACTCTAGACCAGCATCGGTCCATGAACCCCTGTCCTGTCTACGACGAATTCACAGGCactgttttcctcttcttcattGCCGTGCTTGGCAGTACCCCAGAGGCCTTTCAGATCATCACGGGCCAAAATGCCGCCCGCCTCTGCTACGTGTATAGCTCTGATGAGGGTCACAACTGGAGCAGTGTCACTGACCTCACCCAGGAAGTCATCGGAAGCGCAGTCAAAG ACTGGGCTACCTTTGCCCTGGGCCCCGGACACGGAATTCAGCTGAAATCAGGACGGCTGCTGGTGCCGGCCTACACCTACCACATCGATTGTACAGAATGCTTCGGAACCCTCTGCAGGACCACCCCTCACTCCTTTACCTTTTACAGTGATGACAACGGCCACAATTGGCGTTTCGGCGAATTCATCCCGAACTTGCGAACTGTGGAGTGTCAGTTGGTGTCTGTGAACGAGGAAGATGGCAGCAACGTTCTTTATTGCAATGCCAGGAGCCCTCTGGGGTACCGAGTCCAGGCTCTCAGCACCGACGACGGAGCTGTCTTTCACCCGGGGCAGCTGGTTCGAAAATTAGTGGAGCCCCCACGAGGCTGCCACGGTAGCATTGTTGGGTTCCCAGCTCCTCTGGCCTGCACCCCTGCTGGCCTCCCTCTCCAGGAATTCCCACCTGTCAGGCAGAGAAAACTCCGACTTCTCCTAAGAGAGCTTTTGAGAAGCAATCCTCCTAGAGAGGGGATTGAAAATGTTACCTCCACCTCTGGGCCCCTCAAGCCTCTGGAGTCTCGTCATACAAAGAACTCTGAAAACCCTTCTTCCAGGAGCTGTGAGCATGGTGATCTTGAATCTTTCCAACGGTTTTCCCTTGCAAAAGAGCCAAGACTATCTGGCCCAGAATCCATTTCCAAACCAGAGACTTTTTTTCAGACCCCTACCTGGGTGCTGTATTCCCACCCGACCAGTGCTAGGTCTCGAGTCAATATGGGGGTTTATCTCAGCACCTTTCCTAGAGATGCCAACAGCTGGACTGAGCCCTGGATAATTTATGAAGGCCCCAGTGGCTACTCTGATCTGGCCTACATTGGGCTACCATTTTCAGGGGTCCCAATGGTAGAGCTCCCCGCTGTTGCCTTTGCCTGTCTCTATGAAAACGGGACCAAGTCCTCCTACGAACAGATCTCCTTCAGCATGTTCACACTCTATGAAGTCATGGAGAACATACCCATGGCCCCCAGATCTCCGATCCGGAGAGGCCGAGAGGGCAACAAGGGACGATTTAGGACTTGTACGACCTCCTGA
- the NEU4 gene encoding sialidase-4 isoform X2, whose amino-acid sequence MSTRYFPGRTVLFEQEQSGVTYRVPALLYIPQSATLLAFAEERLSPNDAHANLLVLRRGTFYRNYVEWEDMRALETATLDQHRSMNPCPVYDEFTGTVFLFFIAVLGSTPEAFQIITGQNAARLCYVYSSDEGHNWSSVTDLTQEVIGSAVKDWATFALGPGHGIQLKSGRLLVPAYTYHIDCTECFGTLCRTTPHSFTFYSDDNGHNWRFGEFIPNLRTVECQLVSVNEEDGSNVLYCNARSPLGYRVQALSTDDGAVFHPGQLVRKLVEPPRGCHGSIVGFPAPLACTPAGLPLQEFPPVRQRKLRLLLRELLRSNPPREGIENVTSTSGPLKPLESRHTKNSENPSSRSCEHGDLESFQRFSLAKEPRLSGPESISKPETFFQTPTWVLYSHPTSARSRVNMGVYLSTFPRDANSWTEPWIIYEGPSGYSDLAYIGLPFSGVPMVELPAVAFACLYENGTKSSYEQISFSMFTLYEVMENIPMAPRSPIRRGREGNKGRFRTCTTS is encoded by the exons ATGAGCACTCGGTACTTCCCAGGGCGTACAGTGCTCTTTGAGCAGGAGCAAAGCGGAGTGACGTACAGAGtgccagcacttctgtacattccTCAAAGTGCCACGTTATTGGCTTTTGCTGAAGAGAGACTGAGTCCTAACGATGCTCATGCCAACCTGTTGGTCCTGAGAAGGGGAACGTTTTATCGGAACTATGTAGAG TGGGAAGACATGAGAGCACTAGAGACTGCAACTCTAGACCAGCATCGGTCCATGAACCCCTGTCCTGTCTACGACGAATTCACAGGCactgttttcctcttcttcattGCCGTGCTTGGCAGTACCCCAGAGGCCTTTCAGATCATCACGGGCCAAAATGCCGCCCGCCTCTGCTACGTGTATAGCTCTGATGAGGGTCACAACTGGAGCAGTGTCACTGACCTCACCCAGGAAGTCATCGGAAGCGCAGTCAAAG ACTGGGCTACCTTTGCCCTGGGCCCCGGACACGGAATTCAGCTGAAATCAGGACGGCTGCTGGTGCCGGCCTACACCTACCACATCGATTGTACAGAATGCTTCGGAACCCTCTGCAGGACCACCCCTCACTCCTTTACCTTTTACAGTGATGACAACGGCCACAATTGGCGTTTCGGCGAATTCATCCCGAACTTGCGAACTGTGGAGTGTCAGTTGGTGTCTGTGAACGAGGAAGATGGCAGCAACGTTCTTTATTGCAATGCCAGGAGCCCTCTGGGGTACCGAGTCCAGGCTCTCAGCACCGACGACGGAGCTGTCTTTCACCCGGGGCAGCTGGTTCGAAAATTAGTGGAGCCCCCACGAGGCTGCCACGGTAGCATTGTTGGGTTCCCAGCTCCTCTGGCCTGCACCCCTGCTGGCCTCCCTCTCCAGGAATTCCCACCTGTCAGGCAGAGAAAACTCCGACTTCTCCTAAGAGAGCTTTTGAGAAGCAATCCTCCTAGAGAGGGGATTGAAAATGTTACCTCCACCTCTGGGCCCCTCAAGCCTCTGGAGTCTCGTCATACAAAGAACTCTGAAAACCCTTCTTCCAGGAGCTGTGAGCATGGTGATCTTGAATCTTTCCAACGGTTTTCCCTTGCAAAAGAGCCAAGACTATCTGGCCCAGAATCCATTTCCAAACCAGAGACTTTTTTTCAGACCCCTACCTGGGTGCTGTATTCCCACCCGACCAGTGCTAGGTCTCGAGTCAATATGGGGGTTTATCTCAGCACCTTTCCTAGAGATGCCAACAGCTGGACTGAGCCCTGGATAATTTATGAAGGCCCCAGTGGCTACTCTGATCTGGCCTACATTGGGCTACCATTTTCAGGGGTCCCAATGGTAGAGCTCCCCGCTGTTGCCTTTGCCTGTCTCTATGAAAACGGGACCAAGTCCTCCTACGAACAGATCTCCTTCAGCATGTTCACACTCTATGAAGTCATGGAGAACATACCCATGGCCCCCAGATCTCCGATCCGGAGAGGCCGAGAGGGCAACAAGGGACGATTTAGGACTTGTACGACCTCCTGA